Proteins from a single region of Paramormyrops kingsleyae isolate MSU_618 chromosome 9, PKINGS_0.4, whole genome shotgun sequence:
- the pou3f1 gene encoding POU domain, class 3, transcription factor 1: MATTAQYIPRNNSLPSNPLMHPDSDRMHQGTTYREVQKMMHHEYLQGLAATNTGHPMSLTHHQWLPTSSTDWTSGTHIGQPEHNKSSVQASREDLNGGFHHRSHLVHQQTQNSHHGSWAPTTTHHLSPLSPASNGHQSLVYSQPGYTNLNAMLSPQPSSLHHGMRDPLHEDASSHDNQMESPQQPFGHHQDHSDEDAPSSDDLEQFAKQFKQRRIKLGFTQADVGLALGTLYGNVFSQTTICRFEALQLSFKNMCKLKPLLNKWLEETDSNTGSPTNLDKIAAQGRKRKKRTSIEVGVKGALENHFLKCPKPSAHEITSLAGTLQLEKEVVRVWFCNRRQKEKRMTPVGVPHPSMEDVYSQADTPPLHHTLQSPVQ, translated from the coding sequence ATGGCTACAACAGCTCAGTATATTCCCCGGAATAACTCTTTACCTTCCAATCCACTCATGCATCCGGACTCGGATAGGATGCATCAGGGGACAACTTACAGAGAGGTGCAGAAAATGATGCACCACGAGTATTTGCAAGGACTTGCGGCGACGAACACTGGGCATCCGATGAGTCTGACGCACCACCAGTGGCTACCCACCTCCAGCACCGACTGGACCAGCGGAACCCACATCGGGCAGCCTGAGCACAATAAATCAAGCGTTCAAGCTAGTCGAGAGGACCTGAACGGCGGCTTTCACCACAGGTCGCACCTGGTACACCAACAGACGCAGAACAGCCACCACGGGTCATGGGCGCCGACCACGACTCACCACTTGTCCCCACTGTCTCCTGCCTCCAACGGCCACCAGTCTCTTGTCTACTCCCAGCCGGGCTACACGAATCTAAACGCCATGCTGAGCCCGCAGCCCTCATCCCTGCACCACGGAATGAGAGACCCACTCCACGAAGACGCAAGCAGTCACGACAACCAGATGGAGTCCCCACAGCAGCCTTTTGGACACCACCAGGACCACTCGGACGAAGATGCTCCCAGCTCCGATGACCTGGAGCAGTTTGCTAAACAGTTCAAGCAGCGGCGGATCAAACTGGGCTTCACGCAGGCGGACGTGGGCTTGGCGCTGGGAACCCTCTACGGTAACGTCTTCTCCCAAACGACCATCTGCAGGTTCGAGGCGCTGCAGCTGAGTTTCAAGAACATGTGCAAACTTAAGCCGCTACTTAACAAGTGGCTGGAGGAGACAGACTCCAACACCGGCAGTCCGACCAATTTGGACAAGATCGCCGCTCAGGGCAGGAAACGAAAGAAGAGGACCTCGATTGAGGTCGGAGTGAAAGGAGCGCTGGAGAACCATTTCTTAAAATGCCCTAAACCCTCCGCCCACGAGATCACCAGCTTAGCGGGAACTCTTCAGCTGGAAAAAGAAGTTGTCCGCGTTTGGTTTTGCaacagaagacagaaagagaAACGGATGACCCCGGTCGGGGTACCTCACCCGAGTATGGAGGATGTATACTCACAGGCAGACACCCCCCCGCTACACCATACGCTACAGAGTCCTGTCCAGTGA